AGGCGAAGATTTTAAGTATGGTATGGAGCAAGCTATAAAGTGGTATGATGAAGGGATTATTGATCAAGAAATATTTACACGAGGAAAAGAATCAAGAAATGTAATGTATGGTGAAAATAAAGGTGGATTTATTTGTGATTGGATTCCTTCAACGGTTCAATATAATGATAGCCTTGCAGATACGATTCCCGGATTTAAAAATGTTGCGTTAGCGCCACCAATTGATCAAAATGGAAATCAAAAAGTTAAATGGTTAACGGCTCCATATGCAGGACCTGGAATTTCTTCGAACTGTGAAGATCCAGTAGCTGCGATTAAATTCATTGACTTTATGTATAGTGATGCAGGTAGAATGCTAGACGGTTTTGGTATAGAAGGTGATACATACACAATTGATGCGGATGGCAATCCACAATTTACAGACAAGGTCAAAGGCTATGAAGGCGGTATAGGTGCTGGTAGAAAAGCACTTGGTATGATGGCAAGATTAGGGTGTATTGACTCGATTGAGATGGAATATGCGGGAATATTTAATACGTTGGCACAAGAAGGTATTGAAATGCATATGGCTAACCCACAATGGTATCCTCAAGATGAGTATTTGAATTTCCAATTTAAATATACAGCTGAAGAAAGCCAAGAGATTGCAATCATTCAATCGGGTCTTGATGCATACGTGGCTGAAAAAACCACAAGTTGGATATTAGGCAACGGTGACTTTAATGCAGAATATGAAGACTTTGTGAATGAAATTAAGCAAAGAGATGTGGATAGATTAATCGATATATCTCAAGCTGCTTATGATAGAGTTGCTAAATCAAATTAAGAGATAAAACCAATAGAGAGAAGGTCGATCGGACTTCTCTCTATTTTAAAGTATACGTAAAACATCAATTCTAATCAGGAGGTTAAAGGTGTATAACAAAAAATATTATCATAAAATATTTACAGACTTAGTCGAACCATTGATAAAATATTATAGCTCTGAAAATGCAAATTTAGTTCTTGGTACAACGGCAGCAGCCTATGGAAATGACATTGGAAAAATGGAAGGATTTTCAAGAATACTGTGGGGCTTTGTACCGTTTTTATATGGAGGAGGCTCCAATGATGAACTTCTATCGATCTATCAAAATGGATTAAAAAATGGCGTGCGTCAAGACTCAAAAGAATATTGGGGTGATATATCTGATTTTGATCAGAGAATGGTAGAGATGGCGGCAATCAGTTATGCCTTATTAATGTTACCTGAATATTTTTGGGAAGGGTTGGATCAAGAGGCTAAAGAAAATCTTTCAAAATGGTTATATACGATTAATTTATACGATATGCCTAAAACAAATTGGCAATTTTTTAGGGTATTGACAAATCTAGCTTTAAAAAGTGTAGGAGAAAACTACAGTAAGGAACAGATATCAAAAGGGGTTGCATTATACGAATCTTTTTATTTGGGTAATGGTTGGTATTCTGATGGAGATAGACCTCAAAAAGATTATTATACTTCGTTTGCAATACACTATTATTGTTTGTTATATTCAAAATTTATGCAAGATGAAGAGCCAGACCGATGTAGTTTATATAAAGAACGAGCTTCTTTTTTTTCAAAAACGTTTATCTATTGGTTTGATGATGAAGGAAAATCGATTCCTTTTGGCCGTTCATTGACGTATAGATTTGCTGAGGTTTCGTTTTGGAGTGCATGTCTATTGGCCGAAGTGCCGACTTTTTCTGTGGGAGTTGTTAAAGGATTAATAACGCGACACTTAGAGTATTGGTTACGACAACCTATTTTTGATAATGGAAAAATATTAACGGTTGGATATACGTATCCAAACTTATTAATGTCGGAAAATTATAATTCAACAGGTTCACCATATTGGGCCTTTAAAGCCTTTGCCTTTTTAGCCTTAGACGATAAACATGAATTCTGGAAATGTGCAATAGAGGCATTGCCAACGGGTGATGCGGCGGTACTGATTAAAGAATCGAATATGATCATAACAAAATCTCCATATGATGTGAAGGCATTAACATCCGGACAGTATCCTTCTAAAAATTTCACCCATTGTGCAGAGAAATATTCTAAATTTGCCTATTCTTCTGCCTTTGGATTTTCAGTGCCCCGTTCATATTTTACCTTGGAAGAAACCGCTCCTGATAGTATGCTGGCATTTTATGTGAATGGTATGTATTATGTGAGAAGAAAATGTAAAAGTTATACCTTAGAAAAAGATAAAATTGTGTCCATTTGGTCGCCATGTAAAGATATAGAGGTTGAGACAACGTTAATTCCGACAAAAAATGGACATGTTCGA
This sequence is a window from Vallitaleaceae bacterium 9-2. Protein-coding genes within it:
- a CDS encoding extracellular solute-binding protein, whose product is MKKVYRKILSLALVTFLLFGMTACGEADTTPDASETSKEETVPELTVHGMWDSSQILDFSTPVLQEIQKQAGVKLVNTVPTSATDVDQTWTLMMSTPDQMPDIIINSQISKMEKLGMDGGLISLESLIEEHAPNIQKIFEEHPELLAASTAADGHIYHVASMKELKTSTTWVIRQDWIDNLGLETPETIDDLYNVLYAFKYEDPNGNGEQDEQPFISRLSGKDFTNTFLSLFDSSLQLMVRDGVVMYDPLGEDFKYGMEQAIKWYDEGIIDQEIFTRGKESRNVMYGENKGGFICDWIPSTVQYNDSLADTIPGFKNVALAPPIDQNGNQKVKWLTAPYAGPGISSNCEDPVAAIKFIDFMYSDAGRMLDGFGIEGDTYTIDADGNPQFTDKVKGYEGGIGAGRKALGMMARLGCIDSIEMEYAGIFNTLAQEGIEMHMANPQWYPQDEYLNFQFKYTAEESQEIAIIQSGLDAYVAEKTTSWILGNGDFNAEYEDFVNEIKQRDVDRLIDISQAAYDRVAKSN
- a CDS encoding DUF2264 domain-containing protein, producing MYNKKYYHKIFTDLVEPLIKYYSSENANLVLGTTAAAYGNDIGKMEGFSRILWGFVPFLYGGGSNDELLSIYQNGLKNGVRQDSKEYWGDISDFDQRMVEMAAISYALLMLPEYFWEGLDQEAKENLSKWLYTINLYDMPKTNWQFFRVLTNLALKSVGENYSKEQISKGVALYESFYLGNGWYSDGDRPQKDYYTSFAIHYYCLLYSKFMQDEEPDRCSLYKERASFFSKTFIYWFDDEGKSIPFGRSLTYRFAEVSFWSACLLAEVPTFSVGVVKGLITRHLEYWLRQPIFDNGKILTVGYTYPNLLMSENYNSTGSPYWAFKAFAFLALDDKHEFWKCAIEALPTGDAAVLIKESNMIITKSPYDVKALTSGQYPSKNFTHCAEKYSKFAYSSAFGFSVPRSYFTLEETAPDSMLAFYVNGMYYVRRKCKSYTLEKDKIVSIWSPCKDIEVETTLIPTKNGHVRKHKVTSNIECVAYDSGYSYPKNRTKIKYMIDDKLSCVYDENGKSQVKSTMGKAMVINPSPNTNLVFPVTSIPSIEIKIGIGVTKFESVVETDFTMKGVYVGGDCYEVRDEQ